A segment of the Anaerolineae bacterium genome:
GGAGCAAAAACGATCGAGAAACCTGCCTTTGTTGTCGCATCTGCCCGGTCGGTGATGACCCGTACATTACCTCGTCGCGAATTTCTGAAAGCCATCCGCACGTATAAGCCTGGGATGGTACAGTCTATGGAAAACATCATCCAGCAATGGATTGAAATGGGTTACGAGCGGGTCAATACAGTCGTGGATGTCGGTCAGTTTGCCCGGCGCGGTGGGATTTTAGACATTTGGCCTGTGGCGTCACATTTCCCTGTGCGGTTTGATTTCTTTGGCAATCAAATCGAAACCATCTTACCTTTTGAGCCTATGAGTCAACTCACCGATCGCCACAGGGGTGAGCTATCCTCCATCGTTGTACCGCCAGCCCGGGAATATTTACTCAATGCGGAGTTCCTGGCACAGCTTGATACTCCTGATGAGGCGTGTGAATTTTATTTACCTTACTTACATCCTTATCCGGCGAGTGTCCTGGATTATTTGCCGGAACGGTCTCTGGTGATTTTGGATAATGCGGATTTGGTGCGCCAAACAGCGGCTGAAATCGAAGAACAAGCCTTGGAATTGCGTCAAACCGCCCTCGCCGAGGGGATCATCTCGGAAGATAGTCCCTCTCCACATCTTTCCTGGTCAGAAATTGAAGATGCTTTATCTCTTCGGCGAGGAATCCAGTTTGGCTGGGAAGAGGATGAGAGTGCCGATAAATATGTAAGGAATGTCCAGCAGGCGTTCCAGCCGCAACCACGTTTTGGTGGGCGGCTCAAATCTTTTATTCAGCATCTGGAAGGGTTGGATCAAAAAAGGTCTACCATCTGGGTCGTTTCCAGGCAAGCCTCGCGTTTGGAAGAGTTGTGGCGTGAATTGATACAGGGCAGGCAAGAGCAGGTCAGCGGCATCCACTTTATCTGCGGAAGCCTGGCTGAAGGATTCCTGTTTACGGCAAGGGATCAAAGCGAATTTCATATCTTCTCGGATGGTGAAATCTTTGGCATTCGTCCTCCTGAGATTCGCCATCGTAAAAAACTCGTCGTTTCCAGCCCTGAAGCCCAATATGCAGACTTGCAGCCAGGGGATTATGTGGTCCATGTCGATCACGGCATTGGGATTTTTGTTGGCCTGGTGATGCGAACGATCGATGAGATCGAACGTGAGTATCTCTGCATTGAATATGCCAACCAGACGCAATTGTTCGTTCCGGTTTATCAGGCGGATCGTGTCACACGCTACGTTGGAGCAGATAAAAAAACACCTGCACTGAGTAATCTGGGAACCGCTGAATGGCATACGGTAAAAGCGCACGTCCGGGAAGCGGTTGTCGAGGTTGCCCAAGACTTACTCGACCTCTATGCCAAACGATCGATTGTGGAAGGGCACGCGTTCTCACCTGATACCCCCTGGCAACAAGAATTGGAAGCCAGTTTTCCGTACGTGGAAACTGAAGACCAAATTCGGGTGTTGAAAGAGGTAAAAGCAGATATGGAGTCGCCGCGGCCCATGGATCGCTTAATTTGTGGCGACGTTGGCTATGGAAAGACCGAGGTTGCTCTGCGGGCAGCCTTTAAGTGTGTGGTGGATGGCAAGCAAGTGGCTGTCTTGGTGCCGACAACCATCCTTGCCCAGCAACATTATGACACCTTTCGACAACGGTTGGCTGCCTTTCCGGTTGAAGTGGAAATGTTATCCCGTTTTCGAACCCCTCAACAACAGCAAGAGATCATCCGGAAACTTGCGCAGGGAAAAATCGATATCATCATTGGCACGCACCGCCTGCTTTCCAATGACGTGGTTTTTAAAGATTTGGGGCTTTTGATTATCGATGAAGAGCAGCGATTTGGGGTCATCCACAAAGAGAAACTGAAGAAAATGCGTGCTGAAGTGGATGTCTTGACTTTGACTGCCACGCCGATCCCCCGCACGCTCTACCTGGCCCTATCGGGAGTGCGTGACATTTCGACCATTAATACGCCGCCTGAAGAGCGCGTGCCGATTCTCACCCATGTCGGTCCTTATTCGCCGGAACTGATTCGCAAAGCAGTATTGCGTGAGATCGAACGCGGTGGTCAGGTTTTCTTTGTCCATAATCGCGTCCAGACGATCGAGGCGATGCGCCGCCACCTTGAAAAGCTGCTACCCGAAGCGCGCATCTGTGTTGCCCATGGGCAAATGCCTGAAAAAGAGCTGGAAGCCCGTATGCGCCAGTTCACCCAAGGGGAAGTGGATGTCCTTTTATCGACTTCGATTATCGAATCTGGATTGGATATCCCGAATGCCAATACCTTGATCGTTGATCGCGCCGATACCTTTGGCCTGGCGCAGTTATATCAACTGCGCGGACGGGTTGGTCGAGGGGCTCAACGCGCCTATGCCTACTTCTTTCGCCATAAGCGCCGTCCGCCGACGCCCGAAGGTCAACAACGTTTGGAGACAATCGCCGAGAACACTCAATTAGGGGCCGGCTTTTCCATCGCAATGCGCGATTTGGAAATGCGCGGAGCAGGGGATATTTTAGGAACGCGCCAATCGGGGCATGTTAATGCGGTCGGTTTGCATCTTTACACGCGTCTACTGGCGGAAGCAATCCGGCGTTTGGGCAGGCAAGAGGGCTTGCCATCTCTGCGCTTGCTATCTTACGAAGAGGAAGGGGTGAGCAGCGTGACCGTTGATTTACCCCTGGCGGCAGCTATTCCTTCCAACTACGTGCCGGATAAATTGATGCGCTTGCAGTTATACCGCCGCATTGCAAATTTGAAATCATTGAACGAGGTCGACCGTCTGGGCGAGGAGTTTCGAGACCGGTTTGGTGAACTGCCGCAAGAGGTTGACGGTTTGCTCTATCAAATGAAGGTCAAACTGCTTGCGCAGCGGGCTGGATTGGCATCAATAAACGTCGAAAACGGACAGATTGTTTTGAGGTTTGCTGAAGGTGTTCAACCGGTTCATGGAAGATTTCTGCATCCGGCGGCCCGTTGGGGTAAGACAGCGATTTGGTTTGCCTATCAGCATGTGGAGAACTGGCGTGAAGCACTGTTGGGGATCTTAACTGAACTACCGCACAGAGTGGAAGAGCCAACTCTCGTGGCATAATTCAGGTATTGGCGATGATTGCACGCAAGTCCATTCCGCTAAGTAAACGGATTT
Coding sequences within it:
- a CDS encoding Transcription-repair coupling factor translates to MMSFEPLFQQIADITQELISAMRNQRGMLQLSLQRSARLPLAIALAKATQTSVFWIVDRNDRALAMLEEANLWDSDLAHFLFAEPSILFYEKAAWSESSRKERLTVLTHFAAAQIPGAKTIEKPAFVVASARSVMTRTLPRREFLKAIRTYKPGMVQSMENIIQQWIEMGYERVNTVVDVGQFARRGGILDIWPVASHFPVRFDFFGNQIETILPFEPMSQLTDRHRGELSSIVVPPAREYLLNAEFLAQLDTPDEACEFYLPYLHPYPASVLDYLPERSLVILDNADLVRQTAAEIEEQALELRQTALAEGIISEDSPSPHLSWSEIEDALSLRRGIQFGWEEDESADKYVRNVQQAFQPQPRFGGRLKSFIQHLEGLDQKRSTIWVVSRQASRLEELWRELIQGRQEQVSGIHFICGSLAEGFLFTARDQSEFHIFSDGEIFGIRPPEIRHRKKLVVSSPEAQYADLQPGDYVVHVDHGIGIFVGLVMRTIDEIEREYLCIEYANQTQLFVPVYQADRVTRYVGADKKTPALSNLGTAEWHTVKAHVREAVVEVAQDLLDLYAKRSIVEGHAFSPDTPWQQELEASFPYVETEDQIRVLKEVKADMESPRPMDRLICGDVGYGKTEVALRAAFKCVVDGKQVAVLVPTTILAQQHYDTFRQRLAAFPVEVEMLSRFRTPQQQQEIIRKLAQGKIDIIIGTHRLLSNDVVFKDLGLLIIDEEQRFGVIHKEKLKKMRAEVDVLTLTATPIPRTLYLALSGVRDISTINTPPEERVPILTHVGPYSPELIRKAVLREIERGGQVFFVHNRVQTIEAMRRHLEKLLPEARICVAHGQMPEKELEARMRQFTQGEVDVLLSTSIIESGLDIPNANTLIVDRADTFGLAQLYQLRGRVGRGAQRAYAYFFRHKRRPPTPEGQQRLETIAENTQLGAGFSIAMRDLEMRGAGDILGTRQSGHVNAVGLHLYTRLLAEAIRRLGRQEGLPSLRLLSYEEEGVSSVTVDLPLAAAIPSNYVPDKLMRLQLYRRIANLKSLNEVDRLGEEFRDRFGELPQEVDGLLYQMKVKLLAQRAGLASINVENGQIVLRFAEGVQPVHGRFLHPAARWGKTAIWFAYQHVENWREALLGILTELPHRVEEPTLVA